The DNA region AACCAATACCCGGCCACGAGCACCCCCGCCACCGCGGCGAGCACGCCGCCGTAGAAGCCGAGCCAGGCGAAGATGTAGATGCTCGGGTCGGAGATCAGCCGCCACGGCATGACCACGACGCCGATGACGCCGGTGATGAGGCCGCCCATGGCGAAGGTGATCTTCTTGGGGAAGGCGTTGGAGAAGTCGTAGGACGGGCTCACGACGTTGGCCGCGAGGTTGCACGAGATCGTGGCGAGCACGAGCGCGATCAGCGCGACGACCACCAGGACCGGGCTGTCGAACCGGGAGGCGAGCAGGGCAGGGTCCCAGATGGCCTCGCCGTAGAGGACCTGGCCGCCGGAGGTGGTCAGGATGGCGACGATGGCGATGAACGACATCGTCGTCGGCAGGCCGAGGACCTGGCCGCGGATCTGCTTGCGCTGGCTGCCGCCGAACCGGGTGAAGTCGGGCATGTTCAGCGACAGCGTCGCCCAGAAGGCGATCATCGCCATCAGCGAGGGGGCGAAGATCTTCCAGAAGTCGGCGCCCCAGCCCAGCTTCGACGGCGCCGACAGGATCGGGCCGAGGCCGCCCGCCTTGACCAGCACGTAGCCGAGCAGGATCAGGAAGCCGACCGAGACCAGGGGAGCGGTCCAGTTCTCGAACCGGCGGATCGCGTCCATGCCGCGCCAGATGATGAGCATCTGGATCACCCAGAACACCCCGAAGCACAGCCACAGCGTCCAGTGCTGCCCGCCGACGACGGCCGAATTGGTCCAGCCGTCGCCCGCGAGCTTGCCGACGATGACGTAGAGCGCCTGCCCACCGACCCAGGTCTGGATGCCGAACCAGCCGCAGGCGATGAACCCGCGCAGCAAGGCGGCCAGATTGGCCCCACGCAGCCCGTAGAAGGCGCGGGCGAACACCGGGAACGGAATTCCGTACTTGGTCCCGGCGTGGCTGTTGAGCAGCATCGGGACGAGCACGATGAGATTGCCGATGGTGATGGTCAGAAAGGCTTGCAACCAGTC from Alloactinosynnema sp. L-07 includes:
- a CDS encoding NCS1 family nucleobase:cation symporter-1; protein product: MATAERTSQITDPDGRVDLPDHGPIEHSRFYNPELAPVPVERRTWTTYNYFALWMGMAHNIPSYTLAASLIAIGMDWLQAFLTITIGNLIVLVPMLLNSHAGTKYGIPFPVFARAFYGLRGANLAALLRGFIACGWFGIQTWVGGQALYVIVGKLAGDGWTNSAVVGGQHWTLWLCFGVFWVIQMLIIWRGMDAIRRFENWTAPLVSVGFLILLGYVLVKAGGLGPILSAPSKLGWGADFWKIFAPSLMAMIAFWATLSLNMPDFTRFGGSQRKQIRGQVLGLPTTMSFIAIVAILTTSGGQVLYGEAIWDPALLASRFDSPVLVVVALIALVLATISCNLAANVVSPSYDFSNAFPKKITFAMGGLITGVIGVVVMPWRLISDPSIYIFAWLGFYGGVLAAVAGVLVAGYWLVVRTELDVKDLYRDGGGRYWFSGGWNARAVTATLVGAVLAVGGAYGGPFPADGLIPFLKPLYDYNWLIGFVVAFVTYLALSMSSRASEPVRVHEGEARA